A genome region from Primulina eburnea isolate SZY01 chromosome 9, ASM2296580v1, whole genome shotgun sequence includes the following:
- the LOC140840991 gene encoding rust resistance kinase Lr10-like isoform X2 has product MAPIFGVFAFLLILFAGLGVCADDCTPASCSPNGPEVRFPFRLKSRQPQYCGYNPSFDLYCNERNETMLQLPSSEKFVVVDIDYADQTVELNSTTRGCYPQNYQFFLNLSASPFQLSPYTRWSYGSLPDYVIFNCSATDDSLSVSFHNCLNKSTYRIHAIPSSYRFDSFLFVSCTKLYKVYDVPYLDWGIRRLSLSWSEPACGSCESQGKTCSLNDNNTRGHQLLCNNEPMQKQGNVPKRLLISGEILGSFLFVLTLAYLYRLYGSIRKNKEHQMKIESFLEDYKALKPTRFSYADVKKITNEFSEKLGEGSYGIVYKGKLSSEIYVAVKVLNNSHGNGEEFINEVGTIGRIHHVNVVRLVGYCADGFRRALVYEFLPNDSLEKFIFLEGPKRSPLSREKIQDIALGVAKGIGYLHQGCDQQILHFDIKPNNILLDHNFNPKICDFGLAKLCSKEQSAVSMTVARGTMGYIAPEVLSRTFGRVSYKSDVYSFGMLLLEMVGGRKNVDHTVNTSQVCFPKWIYDKLNREETSVHIEEEDDESKIARKLTIVGLLCIQWYPNDRPCMKTVVQMLEGDGNNLTVPPNPFPATITPNSIARMMPGRHHQTELEIISE; this is encoded by the exons ATGGCCCCCATATTCGGTGTTTTTGcatttttgttgattttgtttgCAGGGCTCGGCGTCTGCGCAGATGATTGTACACCGGCTAGTTGCTCTCCTAATGGTCCAGAAGTTCGATTTCCCTTCCGACTAAAATCTCGACAGCCACAGTATTGTGGGTATAATCCAAGTTTCGATTTATATTGCAACGAACGCAATGAGACTATGCTTCAACTGCCTTCCTCCGAGAAGTTTGTGGTAGTAGATATTGACTATGCTGATCAAACAGTCGAACTTAATAGTACTACCAGAGGATGTTACCCTCAAAACTACCAATTTTTTTTGAACTTATCTGCTTCCCCTTTCCAATTGTCCCCATACACAAGATGGTCATATGGATCACTGCCagattatgttatatttaattgCTCTGCTACAGATGACTCTCTCTCAGTGTCTTTCCACAATTGTCTAAACAAATCAACCTATCGAATCCATGCCATTCCCTCTTCCTATCGATTTGattcttttctttttgtttcttGTACCAAGCTTTATAAAGTTTATGATGTTCCATATCTGGATTGGGGTATTAGACGTCTCTCCTTAAGTTGGTCTGAACCAGCTTGTGGCTCTTGTGAATCTCAAGGAAAAACATGCAGTTTGAATGATAATAATACAAGAGGCCATCAATTACTGTGTAACAATGAACCTATGCAGAAGCAAG GCAATGTGCCGAAGAGATTACTGATCTCAG GTGAAATCTTGGGATCTTTTCTCTTTGTGCTGACATTGGCATATCTCTATCGTCTTTATGGGTCAATTAGAAAGAATAAAGAGCATCAAATGAAGATTGAAAGTTTCTTGGAAGATTACAAAGCTCTTAAACCTACTAGATTTTCATATGCTGATGTGAAGAAGATCACCAATGAGTTTagtgaaaagttgggagaagGAAGCTATGGAATTGTTTACAAAGGAAAACTTTCAAGTGAGATTTATGTCGCTGTAAAGGTTCTCAACAATTCCCACGGAAATGGTGAGGAGTTCATCAATGAAGTGGGTACCATAGGAAGAATCCACCATGTCAATGTGGTCCGGTTGGTGGGATATTGTGCCGACGGATTCAGAAGAGCTCTTGTTTATGAATTCCTACCGAATGATTCACTAGAAAAGTtcatcttcttggagggacCTAAGAGAAGCCCGCTCTCTCGGGAAAAGATACAAGATATTGCTCTTGGAGTAGCCAAAGGGATCGGATATCTTCATCAGGGTTGTGACCAACAAATCCTTCATTTTGATATCAAGCCAAATAACATCTTGTTAGACCACAACTTCAACCCaaagatatgtgattttggtctTGCAAAACTCTGTTCCAAGGAACAAAGTGCTGTTTCGATGACTGTTGCCAGGGGAACGATGGGCTACATAGCACCTGAGGTGCTGTCGAGGACATTTGGTAGAGTGTCCTATAAATCAGATGTTTATAGCTTCGGAATGCTATTGCTTGAAATGGTTGGAGGGAGGAAGAATGTTGATCATACCGTAAATACAAGTCAAGTGTGCTTTCCTAAATGGATTTATGATAAATTGAATCGAGAAGAGACATCGGTGCATATTGAGGAAGAAGATGATGAATCTAAGATAGCAAGAAAGCTCACGATTGTAGGACTGTTGTGTATTCAGTGGTATCCAAATGATCGTCCTTGTATGAAAACCGTTGTGCAAATGTTGGAAGGAGATGGAAACAACCTTACAGTACCACCAAATCCATTTCCAGCTACTATTACTCCAAACTCTATTGCAAGAATGATGCCCGGAAGACATCATCAGACAGAGTTGGAGATTATATCAGAATAA
- the LOC140840990 gene encoding LEAF RUST 10 DISEASE-RESISTANCEUS RECEPTOR-LIKE PROTEIN KINASE-like 2.1, translating to MFIVGNYLLILTCLIQTPSYAQQHLISNSSCNPSACGNIPISYPFRLKDDPKYCGHHNRSYELSCENNTTASVYIDQYKYHVRAINYLNYTIRVVDPSIKNNDSCSFPTYSPKWEELVSYYKLMNSYNVYYSPYPAYVVSIDIYSEGKLKESGMVRPVNFLSCSFPPNDPVFIETSQCVSLSSNTSRHTHIKAGYMDLNDPSWDMCTIDLVVMTSLPFVAKNDLSLSKIHDSLVYGFELSWSAAFCECNEREYCWFDGINAACTSGVCNFSYRAFAYDLSHRIFARYPFRRHGLCYEGHEPRYYETLVRTIVILVYCTQLYLVLRILMGLPFLIGLIIYKFRRRHLSMFDLIEGFLQSDNNLMPIRYSYSDVKKMTRGFREKLGQGGYGSVYKGKLRSGNIAAVKVLSKPSTNGQEFINEVATMGRIHHINVVKLVGYCAERSKCALVYDFMPNGSLEKYIYSEKTNGSSLSWDKKYEIAVGVARGIEYLHRGCDIQILHFDIKPHNILLDDNFNPKISDFGLAKFYSTEKNIVTLTAARGTIGYVAPELINRSIGGVSYKADVYSFGMLLVELVGLKRSLAKNDDNSSTQYFPHWIYDCLNKGKDIDIAKTDDIVDENMGEITRRMTIVALWCIQLSPDDRPSMSKVLEMLESDVELLQIPPEPSEVDEKVAQHEDQTWDTYSTDSAALLCDGSTLSHDL from the exons ATGTTCATCGTTGGAAATTATCTCCTAATTCTGACATGTTTGATTCAAACGCCGTCCTATGCACAGCAGcatctcatatcaaattcctCTTGCAACCCTTCTGCGTGTGGGAATATCCCTATCAGCTACCCCTTTCGTTTGAAAGATGATCCCAAGTACTGTGGTCATCATAATCGCAGTTACGAATTATCATGTGAAAACAACACCACTGCTTCAGTATATATAGACCAATACAAATACCATGTCCGAGCAATCAATTACCTAAACTACACCATCCGCGTTGTGGATCCTTCCATTAAAAATAACGACTCTTGCTCGTTTCCTACGTATTCTCCGAAATGGGAGGAACTCGTGAGTTATTATAAACTCATGAACTCTTATAATGTTTATTATTCTCCTTATCCTGCGTATGTGGTTAGCATCGACATATACTCGGAAGGGAAGTTGAAAGAGTCTGGGATGGTAAGGCCTGTGAATTTTTTGAGCTGTTCATTTCCGCCGAATGATCCTGTCTTCATTGAAACAAGTCAGTGCGTCTCTTTGTCCTCCAATACGTCTCGTCACACACATATAAAAGCAGGATACATGGATTTAAATGATCCAAGTTGGGATATGTGTACAATAGACCTCGTTGTAATGACGTCACTGCCATTCGTTGCAAAAAATGATCTCTCTCTTTCGAAAATCCACGACTCTTTGGTTTATGGATTTGAACTTTCATGGTCTGCTGCATTCTGTGAGTGCAATGAACGGGAATATTGTTGGTTTGATGGAATCAACGCCGCATGTACATCAGGAGTTTGCAATTTTAGCTACCGGGCGTTCGCTTATG ATTTATCTCACAGGATTTTCGCACGCTACCCTTTTCGACGTCATGGCCTAT GTTATGAAGGGCACGAGCCGCGATATTATGAAACGCTTGTTC GGACGATCGTAATTCTTGTGTATTGTACCC AGCTATACCTTGTGTTGAGGATCCTGATGGGACTGCCTTTCTTAATTGGTCTCATAATCTACAAATTCAGAAGGCGGCATTTGTCGATGTTTGATTTAATAGAAGGATTCTTGCAAAGTGACAACAATCTCATGCCAATCAGATACTCCTACAGCGACGTaaagaagatgacgagaggaTTTCGAGAAAAACTGGGCCAAGGAGGATATGGTTCCGTTTACAAAGGAAAGCTTCGAAGTGGCAATATTGCAGCGGTAAAAGTATTGAGCAAGCCCAGCACAAATGGACAAGAATTCATTAATGAAGTTGCGACCATGGGAAGGATTCATCATATTAATGTGGTTAAACTTGTTGGATATTGCGCAGAAAGGTCGAAATGTGCTCTTGTATACGATTTCATGCCTAATGGTTCACTCGAGAAATATATCTATAGTGAAAAAACAAACGGTAGTTCATTAAGTTGGGATAAGAAGTATGAGATTGCAGTTGGAGTGGCACGAGGGATCGAGTATTTGCACCGGGGTTGTGATATCCAGATCCTGCATTTCGACATCAAGCCTCATAATATACTTTTGGATGATAATTTCAATCCTAAAATCTCTGATTTTGGGCTTGCAAAATTTTACTCCACGGAAAAAAATATCGTCACTCTAACTGCTGCTCGGGGTACTATAGGTTATGTGGCTCCTGAACTGATCAACAGAAGCATCGGTGGGGTCTCTTATAAGGCTGATGTATATAGCTTTGGGATGTTGCTGGTGGAACTGGTTGGCCTCAAGAGGAGCTTGGCAAAAAATGATGATAATTCCAGTACTCAGTATTTTCCACATTGGATTTATGATTGCTTGAACAAAGGCAAAGATATAGACATTGCGAAAACTGATGATATTGTTGATGAAAATATGGGAGAAATCACGAGGAGGATGACAATAGTCGCGTTGTGGTGCATACAGTTGAGTCCAGACGATCGACCTTCGATGAGTAAAGTACTAGAAATGCTTGAAAGTGATGTTGAGCTGTTGCAAATCCCACCTGAGCCTTCTGAAGTTGATGAGAAGGTGGCACAACATGAGGACCAAACATGGGACACATATTCAACTGATTCCGCAGCCTTGTTGTGCGATGGATCTACTCTTAGCCATGACTTATAA
- the LOC140840991 gene encoding rust resistance kinase Lr10-like isoform X1, with protein sequence MAPIFGVFAFLLILFAGLGVCADDCTPASCSPNGPEVRFPFRLKSRQPQYCGYNPSFDLYCNERNETMLQLPSSEKFVVVDIDYADQTVELNSTTRGCYPQNYQFFLNLSASPFQLSPYTRWSYGSLPDYVIFNCSATDDSLSVSFHNCLNKSTYRIHAIPSSYRFDSFLFVSCTKLYKVYDVPYLDWGIRRLSLSWSEPACGSCESQGKTCSLNDNNTRGHQLLCNNEPMQKQGIYVCYSSHLLHHLATETHLFSLLFATGNVPKRLLISGEILGSFLFVLTLAYLYRLYGSIRKNKEHQMKIESFLEDYKALKPTRFSYADVKKITNEFSEKLGEGSYGIVYKGKLSSEIYVAVKVLNNSHGNGEEFINEVGTIGRIHHVNVVRLVGYCADGFRRALVYEFLPNDSLEKFIFLEGPKRSPLSREKIQDIALGVAKGIGYLHQGCDQQILHFDIKPNNILLDHNFNPKICDFGLAKLCSKEQSAVSMTVARGTMGYIAPEVLSRTFGRVSYKSDVYSFGMLLLEMVGGRKNVDHTVNTSQVCFPKWIYDKLNREETSVHIEEEDDESKIARKLTIVGLLCIQWYPNDRPCMKTVVQMLEGDGNNLTVPPNPFPATITPNSIARMMPGRHHQTELEIISE encoded by the exons ATGGCCCCCATATTCGGTGTTTTTGcatttttgttgattttgtttgCAGGGCTCGGCGTCTGCGCAGATGATTGTACACCGGCTAGTTGCTCTCCTAATGGTCCAGAAGTTCGATTTCCCTTCCGACTAAAATCTCGACAGCCACAGTATTGTGGGTATAATCCAAGTTTCGATTTATATTGCAACGAACGCAATGAGACTATGCTTCAACTGCCTTCCTCCGAGAAGTTTGTGGTAGTAGATATTGACTATGCTGATCAAACAGTCGAACTTAATAGTACTACCAGAGGATGTTACCCTCAAAACTACCAATTTTTTTTGAACTTATCTGCTTCCCCTTTCCAATTGTCCCCATACACAAGATGGTCATATGGATCACTGCCagattatgttatatttaattgCTCTGCTACAGATGACTCTCTCTCAGTGTCTTTCCACAATTGTCTAAACAAATCAACCTATCGAATCCATGCCATTCCCTCTTCCTATCGATTTGattcttttctttttgtttcttGTACCAAGCTTTATAAAGTTTATGATGTTCCATATCTGGATTGGGGTATTAGACGTCTCTCCTTAAGTTGGTCTGAACCAGCTTGTGGCTCTTGTGAATCTCAAGGAAAAACATGCAGTTTGAATGATAATAATACAAGAGGCCATCAATTACTGTGTAACAATGAACCTATGCAGAAGCAAGGTATATATGTATGTTACTCATCCCATCTTCTACATCATTTGGCTACCGAAACTCATCTCTTTTCACTTCTGTTTGCAACAGGCAATGTGCCGAAGAGATTACTGATCTCAG GTGAAATCTTGGGATCTTTTCTCTTTGTGCTGACATTGGCATATCTCTATCGTCTTTATGGGTCAATTAGAAAGAATAAAGAGCATCAAATGAAGATTGAAAGTTTCTTGGAAGATTACAAAGCTCTTAAACCTACTAGATTTTCATATGCTGATGTGAAGAAGATCACCAATGAGTTTagtgaaaagttgggagaagGAAGCTATGGAATTGTTTACAAAGGAAAACTTTCAAGTGAGATTTATGTCGCTGTAAAGGTTCTCAACAATTCCCACGGAAATGGTGAGGAGTTCATCAATGAAGTGGGTACCATAGGAAGAATCCACCATGTCAATGTGGTCCGGTTGGTGGGATATTGTGCCGACGGATTCAGAAGAGCTCTTGTTTATGAATTCCTACCGAATGATTCACTAGAAAAGTtcatcttcttggagggacCTAAGAGAAGCCCGCTCTCTCGGGAAAAGATACAAGATATTGCTCTTGGAGTAGCCAAAGGGATCGGATATCTTCATCAGGGTTGTGACCAACAAATCCTTCATTTTGATATCAAGCCAAATAACATCTTGTTAGACCACAACTTCAACCCaaagatatgtgattttggtctTGCAAAACTCTGTTCCAAGGAACAAAGTGCTGTTTCGATGACTGTTGCCAGGGGAACGATGGGCTACATAGCACCTGAGGTGCTGTCGAGGACATTTGGTAGAGTGTCCTATAAATCAGATGTTTATAGCTTCGGAATGCTATTGCTTGAAATGGTTGGAGGGAGGAAGAATGTTGATCATACCGTAAATACAAGTCAAGTGTGCTTTCCTAAATGGATTTATGATAAATTGAATCGAGAAGAGACATCGGTGCATATTGAGGAAGAAGATGATGAATCTAAGATAGCAAGAAAGCTCACGATTGTAGGACTGTTGTGTATTCAGTGGTATCCAAATGATCGTCCTTGTATGAAAACCGTTGTGCAAATGTTGGAAGGAGATGGAAACAACCTTACAGTACCACCAAATCCATTTCCAGCTACTATTACTCCAAACTCTATTGCAAGAATGATGCCCGGAAGACATCATCAGACAGAGTTGGAGATTATATCAGAATAA